TCCCTCTTCTACATCGTACATACGCGGTATAATGTTGGCAATAGTACTTTTACCAGAGCCGGTAGTACCGATAATGGCAATGGACTGGCCAGACTTAACATCAAAAGAAATTTGGTTAAGTGCCCGTATGCCAGAGTCAGGGTATACGAAAGAAACATTTTCAAGGGAAACATCTCCCTTAATTTCTTGCTTCTGTTCTCCAGAGATAATATCGTTTTTAATATTCAAAAACTCATTAATCCGCTTTTGAGAAGCTGCCGCTCGCTGAATAATGCTGGTAATCCAGCCCAGAGAAGTAACGGGCCAGGTTAGCATATTTACATAAATAATAAACTCAGCGATAACTCCTGGAGAAATAGCCCCTTTAATCACTTCAGCCCCGCCTATAAATACAGTAATTACGGAGCTAAGGCCGATGAGTGCTACAATGAGCGGAATGAAAAGAGCGTTAACAAACGCCAGACGTATAGACTTATCTTTGTAGTCATTGCTGGCTTCTATAAACTTTTCTGAAGAATCTTTTTCTCTGACAAAAGATTTAATCACTCTTATTCCTGAAAAAGCCTCCTGCACGTAAGTAGAAAGCCCCGAAAGACTTTGCTGTATCTCTTCGGAGCGGCGGTTAATAATATTGTTGACATAATATATACTCAATGAAAGTATAGGAAGAGGAATAAGAGTATATAAAGTCAGGCGCACATTAACAGAGAACATGTACGGGATCAGAATGGCAAAGAGGGTAAACAAGTTAAGCCCATACATAATACCCGGCCCAAGGTACATTCTTACCTTAGACACATCTTCTGAGATACGCGCCATAAGGTCGCCGGTATTATTTCTACGGTAGAAGCTGGTAGGCAATGATTGATAATGATCATATACCTCGTTTTTGAGGTCAAATTCAATCAGACGAGAGACCACAATAACGGTCTGCCTGGTAAGAAAGGTAAATAGACCTTTAAGCAGGGCCATAAGAAGTATGGCTGCGCCGTATATAAAAATACTACCTGCAAAGATTTGATAGATAAGGTCCTGTAGTTCCAGTCCATCATATATCCTGAATAGCGCAATGTTCTCTTCTACCAGATTTATCGCTCTCCTGACGATCTGAGCAGGAATAATTGCAAATACATTGGATATGATAATGAAGAGTAAGCCCAGTAAAAGCCTGTACTTATACTTGAGCAGATACTTATTTAAGTAGCTAAGTTCTTTCACTTTTTGTTTCAACGGTTTCCTTAACAAATGGTTCTTTCAACCTTTTTGTTAATTGGTATACTTCTGAAAAAAAATCTACTTTTGTACAGCTTTACAGCTAAG
This window of the Porifericola rhodea genome carries:
- a CDS encoding ABC transporter ATP-binding protein, which gives rise to MKELSYLNKYLLKYKYRLLLGLLFIIISNVFAIIPAQIVRRAINLVEENIALFRIYDGLELQDLIYQIFAGSIFIYGAAILLMALLKGLFTFLTRQTVIVVSRLIEFDLKNEVYDHYQSLPTSFYRRNNTGDLMARISEDVSKVRMYLGPGIMYGLNLFTLFAILIPYMFSVNVRLTLYTLIPLPILSLSIYYVNNIINRRSEEIQQSLSGLSTYVQEAFSGIRVIKSFVREKDSSEKFIEASNDYKDKSIRLAFVNALFIPLIVALIGLSSVITVFIGGAEVIKGAISPGVIAEFIIYVNMLTWPVTSLGWITSIIQRAAASQKRINEFLNIKNDIISGEQKQEIKGDVSLENVSFVYPDSGIRALNQISFDVKSGQSIAIIGTTGSGKSTIANIIPRMYDVEEGEVKIDGTNIRNFDLQTLRSQIGYVPQDVFLFSDTIYNNIAFGSVNIGDQEVQEATNHADLRNTIDDFPDGLATKLGERGITLSGGQKQRVSIARAIARDPKILILDDCLSAVDTKTENTILTSLKEIMQGRTTIIISHRVSSAKLADKIVVLDDGRIVEEGTNESLLEKGGVYKTLYDKQMQADEAEKQAKTYS